The following proteins are encoded in a genomic region of Bradyrhizobium sp. SK17:
- a CDS encoding MFS transporter has product MAVTTGDLRPTSGTWRTPLVIIVCGCAIALLSFGPRSSLGFFVQPMGREFAWGRDVFGLAIALQNLLWGLGQPIAGAIADRFGLLRVMFVGALLYAAGLLLMRYSTTSLSLDISAGVLIGFGLSGSSFNLVLAAFSKLLPPEKRGIALGAGTAAGSFGQFLFAPFGVAMIDNFGWQTALVVFSALMLLILPLSLALATPPAATKDAAPADQQSFRTALAEAFGHRSYVLLVIGFFTCGFQLAFITIHLPAYLADRGIPATTGGWVVAAIGLFNIVGSLSVGWLQNYFPKRYLLSVIYFSRALATIAFITFPVTPFSAIAFGAVSGLLWLSSVPPTSALVALMFGTRWFSTLYGFAFVSHQVGGFLGVWLGGIVFEQYGSYTPIWWLSVVFGVLSALINLPIVEAPVARPVAQPA; this is encoded by the coding sequence ATGGCCGTTACGACAGGGGATCTTCGACCTACATCGGGCACCTGGCGCACGCCGCTGGTCATCATCGTCTGCGGCTGCGCGATCGCGCTGCTGAGTTTTGGCCCGCGCTCCAGCCTCGGTTTCTTCGTGCAGCCGATGGGCCGCGAATTCGCCTGGGGCCGCGACGTGTTCGGCCTTGCCATCGCGTTGCAGAACCTGCTGTGGGGGCTCGGCCAGCCGATCGCAGGCGCCATTGCCGACCGCTTCGGGCTGCTGCGCGTGATGTTCGTCGGCGCCTTGCTGTACGCTGCCGGCCTGCTGCTGATGCGCTACTCGACCACGTCCTTGTCGCTCGACATCAGCGCCGGCGTGCTGATCGGTTTCGGCCTGTCGGGCTCGTCGTTCAATCTGGTGCTGGCCGCGTTCAGCAAGCTGTTGCCGCCCGAAAAGCGCGGCATCGCGCTCGGCGCCGGCACCGCCGCGGGCTCGTTCGGCCAGTTCCTGTTTGCGCCGTTCGGCGTCGCCATGATCGACAATTTCGGCTGGCAGACCGCGCTCGTGGTGTTCAGTGCGCTGATGCTGCTGATCCTGCCGCTGTCGCTCGCGCTCGCGACGCCGCCGGCGGCGACGAAGGACGCGGCGCCCGCCGATCAACAGTCATTCAGGACGGCGTTGGCCGAAGCCTTCGGTCATCGCTCCTACGTGCTGCTGGTGATCGGGTTCTTCACCTGCGGCTTCCAGCTCGCCTTCATCACCATCCATTTGCCGGCCTATCTTGCCGATCGCGGCATCCCGGCGACGACAGGCGGTTGGGTGGTCGCTGCGATCGGCCTGTTCAACATCGTCGGCTCGCTCAGCGTCGGCTGGCTGCAAAACTACTTTCCGAAGCGCTATTTGCTCTCGGTGATCTACTTTTCGCGGGCGCTGGCGACCATTGCCTTCATCACATTCCCGGTAACGCCGTTCTCGGCGATCGCGTTCGGTGCGGTTTCGGGGCTGCTGTGGCTGTCGAGCGTGCCTCCGACCTCGGCGCTCGTGGCGCTGATGTTCGGCACCCGCTGGTTCTCCACCCTCTATGGCTTCGCTTTCGTCAGCCATCAGGTCGGCGGCTTTCTCGGGGTCTGGCTCGGCGGCATCGTATTCGAGCAATATGGTTCCTACACGCCGATCTGGTGGCTGTCGGTGGTGTTCGGCGTGCTGTCGGCGCTGATCAACCTGCCGATCGTCGAAGCGCCGGTGGCGCGCCCGGTTGCGCAGCCCGCCTGA